The genomic interval CTCCTTCTCTTTAGATGTAATTTGGGCTTTGACAACGGCTAATTGTTTTTGGGAAGTTATCGCCTGTTTATTTTTAATGGTTATGGAATGGTTAGCACAGGAATAATAGATGCACATTGAAGGGAtaggaaagaaaagggggaggaagagggaacgTACTTGGGTctggatttggaggaggattttACGGAGAGTGTCGTCTGAAAGGGTTGACATGTTGTGGCTTGCTTGTCTGATTTGGATGTAATGCTGCAGATTATAGGGGCGGCAGTTCGTTTAATACCTCAATATTATAGATCCCTATCTAGATGAACGTGTGATCGATGGGACTTGGGTTGAGACTTGATTAAATTGTGGTCCGACGAACGAAGACGGTGGATGTTCCGTCGGTCACGCAGAACGCGTTGACAATGTATGGAAATAAATGACCGTGGGAATGTCGACAAATCCGAACACGGATCGGCTACTACATACAtgacatcttctccaaacgggtttttttttgtttctGCTCAAGCCATCGTTGTTACCAAGGTCAATACATATGCATAACCAATGAAACGACGGAAGGACAGAGGAAGCAGAGTAGAAGATGAATAATGAACTGATCATGCATAATCTCATAAAATTCGTACGTACAACCTACAAATCGTATCCTGCTTCTACAGACATAGAAAAGAAGACATATTTACACTTGACACAACAAACAAATAAAGGACATTAGAGACTAACAAGGGCATCATGGAATCAATATAAACATTACCCGAAAGAGGTAAAGAAACATCGACATCATGAGACGGAAACGTATGATGGCGTTAACGTTAAATATGGATGAATAGGTTAAACAAGTGTAAGCAAGAGCAAAGGTATATCCGAGGGACGATTACAAATAGACAGGTGTGGAGAACGTAAGGTTGTACAGTCTAGCCTCGAGGGGAGTATGGCTGCGTTGGCCGGACTTCGAGGCAATGGAAGAAAAGTCATGAATGAGGTGGTGTACCGGTGAGTCCGAGCAATGGCGATGGCCTAGGAAAGACGCTCAAACGGACTCTTCTCCAGCGaccatcctttccctctcctcttcttcttcccctgcccctgcccctccctcctcctctccctcacCAAGCCTCACCCCCGTCCTCCTTAGCCCGAACCCAGGACCGACCCATCCAATTAGCCTTTCCCTCACATCCCTCCAAACTTCCGGCAACCTCCATGGTCTGGATGGAGACGAAGATGTGCCTGGACCTGAGCCGAGGGTTCCTCCCCCCAAATTTGAGTTGAAGTCTGGGTTCGGGAAAGCGGCCAGGGTAtcgaaagaagatggagtTTGCTCGGTACGATCAGCATCGACGGCCATGGGTGGACCGATGACGGGTGTCATGGTGGAGCCTTTAATCTTGACTTGAGGGAGCGTTACGTCTGCTCGGCATGTCGGACACTATTATCACCCCATATTAGCTTTTAATTCTCGCTGTTCCCGCTGTTCGTAAACATAAacagaaaagaaggataaaTAAATGAAACGCACGAGCTTCCGCCATTTCATCAACCACTCGTCACATTCCTCTTTATGAAAGACATGTCCGCATGGCAAGATTCGGACAATGTCACCTTTTTCAAACGCGTCCATACAGATAGCACACTCATCTTTGGAAAAGTACCGTCTTGTCGGGCGTTTGTGTTTTCTGCTATTCCGGCTTGGGCCGGCGTTAtctgtggaagaagatagcGGGGGATGGGCAGGGAGGAtaggggagaaggatgggttGGTCTCGGTTAAAGGCGGGAGAAGTGGAGGGGAAATGATTGAAAGATCGACAGGCGGTGGAGGGTGAGTTTGTGATGCATCGGCGTCTGTGGGATCGTTTAAAATGGACCTCTGAGAGTCATGTACCTCTTGTTCATCTGTAAGCAGACTTCTCTCCCCACCTTCCGGACTAGGACTCCCAGGCCCTTCGGACGAATCatcgtccttctcccagACGATATCGGGTGTCCAGACTCGTTCGGGAAGACTGAGGACGACCATTGCTGGGGCACGATCTGCTTCACGTTGGCTTGAAAGACAACGTCAGTAAGATACTGCACTGCGTAAAGCAGGAATAAAGTGGACATACCGAACAACACGGAGACGGTGGATACCAATCATAGCCAATAAAAACAATGTGGGCATAAGTATTGCAAACGAAAGTAGACCTGAGAGAGCGCTTTGAAACGATCAGCTTGATAGATACCAGGAACAAAATGATGACTCACTTTCCTTCATCGGAGCCTTCACTAATGTCAATGTATAGCCCCTGACCAGGGCTTTTTGAGCCTGTCTGATTGGCAAGCAAGTCTCTTAACCCAAGATATGACGCGCGAGAAACAAATACTGCCGGAATATAGAGACTATCTGTCTCCTCTACTAACAAAATCAGCAATCATACCTGCCATGAGCAGATACACAACCCACGAGGCGAAAACATTGTGATCAATCCCTCCCTTTTCCTACCCTCCGCGTCCGTCTCCCCAGCTCTCGCCTTTGTATCACCCACAATGACCGCATGCGCACCCCTATCTTGTGCCGCCATTGCTTTCGTCGCGAAGTCACATGTGCCCCTTTCGATCAGTGCAATCTTCACATCTTCCGATTTCCCAGGACGTGTTGGTGGTCGAGGAATGATACTGGACGGGATACATGCGAGTAGCTCAGAAGGGGAATGGGAGGCGGACGGAGTGAGGAATGAAGAGAATGGGAGGAGACGACCAGAGAGCGGAAgcgagatggatggatgggatgggaaagCGGCTGGGCGGTGGGGAAGGGTAATGTTTTCTGCTTTTTCTGCTCCCTTGGGGTCATCCAGCTACAATTAGGTTAAGTTACAATCAGTTCAGTTCGTTTAGACGTTCTAAAATCTTACATGGACAACAACTTCGCCCTCTCCGCCCAAAGCCAACCACCGACTCAACCACCCCTGTTCCGTCCAGACAGCCGCATGAGGCAGCTCGATGGAGTACTCTTGGACATAGCCCGTTCCATCATATATAGTTATCgcctcaatctctttctgTCCGTGCGAAAAGTAAGGATAAGAATCGTAACTGCGATCAAGAACCTCTTCTGGACTAGTCAGAACGAAATGATTCGGGGCGGGAGATGCGTAAACGGCTGTGTTGAGAGCGATGGCCGCAAGTAGGCGGTATTGGAGCATACCTGCcgtgtgtgtgtgtgttATTCACTACGAGATTTTGCTTGGCTAGCCGCAGATACGTAAATGAGAAATGTGACAAGGGAAACGGAATATGTCGGTCGAAGTGTGGAAGTGCTTGTGACGTTGCTTGATTCCTGCTGCTGGAGGCGATTGCGGTGGCAATTGTCAACATTTTCCCCGGAAATATCCTTTAGAACGGGCAATTTCGTCCTTTCTTTCCATGTATAGCTGGAACCATTATAACTATCATAAAGCAGACAAACACAATCCCTCCTCATGTTCACCTTTGATCAACCATATATGTACAGAATATTTGCGCTCAAGGACCTTCTATCCTCAATAATGCTGCTTGCCCTCAACAACGGGCTCCAACTGCATTTAAGCAACCTGTATTATCTCGAACGACTCATCTTTGGGAATATCTGGATATCCTGAGACGGAAATGGATGTTACCCTAGTACTATTACCTGGGGGTACCGCCACAGCTTTTCTGGAAGACAATGGTGGAAGTATTAATCTGGGGGAAGGCTGGCCTAGTAGGTAAATTAGTAGCCCATTCTGATGTGGAACCGTATCGCCTGAGTTTGCAAGCAACTCTCGGTCGATCACACCTGTAAATGGCCAACCACTTCAGCCTCCTGCCGCAGCTGTCATTGGGCGCAAATCAATCTCTGCCATTTCAAGGACTGATTATCCTTATTTACGAACCATGAACTGACATAGATCGGGACAACATCGGCCAGTTCCTCAGTTTTACTTCCTTCCTCGGCTTCCGGTGCGGCATCCATCAAACTCCGTCACGCCGTTCGGGCCTTCAAGTTATGATCGATAAATACGCTCGATGCCATCGATTACGGAGACAAATGCAATCACCTAGTTTGATTCAATGAGGTTGGCCCAACACCAGTCACATCAGCCTTGCCACAGTTAAAAGGCTACATTACACACGACAACTGAAACGTTGTTACGGTGGTAATAACACTCCAGCTCCGTCCTTACCAGTCCTCCATTTCATTGGACCAATCGATTCGAGTAATTATTGCAGGATAGATTGTGCATCATCTGTTAGATGCTCATATACGAGTCCTCAGGCACACCATTCACCACACATAATATCCCCCATATTGAGtggtcaagaagaaaaggaacgAATCCAGTAGCTTTCTTCTGGATCTTGCCCTTGTAATCTTCCACGTCTGGTGCGCTTCCATATTGCATCTAGAATTGGGAGAATGTTCGGTGAGTGGCTGTATTAATTGAAAGAACAAAAGCGTCACTCGCAAATCCTAGTAAGGGTTTTAACCTCGGGCATATTCATATCATATTCCCATACGAGATGATTGTGAAGACCGGGCACCGTCATCTACGGCAAGACAAGAGAGGTAAATGTTGGACAGAAATGTTCTTTGCTTGCAATCGAGTTTCAATGAGAGAAAATTTTGCAGTATCCATGGTGTGACGACTTGCTGTTGACCAAACCAACCGTTTGGTGTGGTAATGCCCTAGCTTGGTCCAAGTTTCCAAGTATCCCAACAATATTTCACGATGATTATTCTCCCCATTAATCACGAACATAATAATTTATTGGTTCTATTCATTTACAAACTCTAGAGCGTATTTGACATCTTCACTtctccaacatcttccGAAAACAGTCCCCAAAGCACAACAACACGATAAAAAAATGCGCACCCTTTCATCAGTTAAAATGGGTACCTTACGCCACATCTTCAGCAGTATCCAAGTTCAGTATCATCGCTTGGTAGAATCTCGCAAACTCGACAAGATCATCAGCGTTTGAGTATTCGTTGATGGTATGCGCTCCAGCAGAACCCGCCATGGGGGTGTATCGGAATCGATAGATGTTTGGGGTGAGGTCCCAGTAACGCCTTGTGTCAGTGTTCTGTTACACAATAACGGGTTCACTGTTAGCGTGATTTTCACAGACATAGGAGGATTCGAGGTTCTTACACCAGTGCTCATAAACGGAGCCATAATCAAATCATCGCCAGCTTCAAGCTCTACaatcttcccatcctcacTGACCTCCTTTCTACTCGCCCACATACCCCTCGCTGTCCCCGCCATCACCCTCCAAGCCGGGTCTTCGATGCTCACAGGGCTATGGGGGGAGGGGTCGGTGTAATAGCCAAATGCTTCGTCGAGAATGACTTTGGAAGTGGGGGAGCCCTCAAAGACGGTCTCGCCCTCAAAACCGATGAGGGTAAGGTTGTAGTCTTCACACACAGGTTTGAGGAGGTTCAGGGTTCGGCCTTGGAGCTCGAAGTGGTTGGAAAGACTGTTGATTCGGTGGTTGACGATGGCAGTCACAGCTTCGGGCTAACATAGGTTAGTCAGACGGGGATCAATATTTGGAAAGCATAGTCTGATACGTACCAAAGCATTTACCTTCAGCCCACCCTGGATTATATCCACAGCTTGGGTAGTAGTCAACATACTCTTGATCGGATCACCCTGACCAGGACCGGCAGGTGCTCCACCCATCCCAACGCTGATGATTTCTTCAGGCAAGCTCTTCCAAGCCTTTGGatctccatcctcagcCTTGATAATCATACTTTTTAATCTTTTTGGCATGTCTTTGGCATAGGCAGCTGCGCAAGTCATAAACTCGTAAACAGGAGAAGACTCGGCAATAGTAGCTTCGTGAGGGTTGCGCTCGAGCTCCGCAATAAGCAAGGAGATGAGACCGATGGCTGTgtgaggaggaggtacGGAAGAGTGTCCACCCAGGGTGGAGACGGTGATACCCAGGTCGTAGTGGCCTTTCTCAGCGACAGCCGGGGTAGCGAATTGCTGGCCCCAAGTGTTGATCATACCTGATCCCTCATCAATGAGGCTATTGATAGATGAGCTGATTTTCTGCATCGCTGGAGGAGAATAACACACAGAGCCATAGAGTTCCGTCCGTACTTGTCCAGGAGGTACCGAGCGATAGCAGGTGCGCCGACTTGGCCACCGCGTTCCTCATCGCTGCCAAAGCCCAGAATGATGGTCCTCTTGGGTTTGAAGTCAGTGGTCTTAAGGAGATGTTCGATGGCAGACATCACAGCTAACATTGACAATGATAAACAAGAGCTCATTCAAAGCCCGATGTGCTTACCAATCAGACTGCTCTTAGTGTCCGAAGCACCTCGACCGTGAATGACTGTGCCATCGTATTCGCCGCCGTAAGGATCATGGGTCCATTGGCTTCTAGTAGAGGGCAAGACGGGGACGACATCTGCAGGTAAAAGTTAGTACATTGGCAGGATCAATCATGGAAGACATACCCTGATGAGCAGTAAGGAAAAGAGGTTTGAGAGATGGGTTGGAGCCTTGGATCTCGTAGACCAATGCCCAATCAGTCTCGGTCACCTCGGCCACCTCATAACTGCGCACTGATATCAGCATCCAGGTATGATGTATgctttctccatccttACATGAGAGGGAACGTCTTTTTGAGGACTAAAACCAGTCAGTGACTAGGGGATAAGATTGCGTAAGTCACTTACAAGCATGGAATTCAGTGAAGATTTCCCATCTAGGATCTTCATCGACGGGGCCCATCTCGTCGAAGACCTCGGTAGGGATTCGAACCTTTGTAAGAGTATAACTGTCAGTCTATCTGAGATTCTGCGCTCATGTTTCGAGTGACACTCACAGCTTCCTGAAGCCTCTTGATAATGATATCCTTGTCCTCCCAAATCTTGCTCGTGTCGTAGCCGGCGGGCATGATAGGTTCTGCCTGGGCACAGAGTCCGTCTCTCAAGCTTCCATTATACGCAGAGTAATCCCCTTTGTAGGTGATAAGCTGGGACACGGATAAAGGCCAGGATGTGATAATAGAAGAAGCAGCCAAAAGACCGAGGACAATCAGCGGCCAACGGCGCTTGGATACACCCTCAGAGGAGGGTACATCGTTTGAGGTGACTGGTAGATAGATGGGACCTTTAGGCATGTTTGAGGAGGATATACAATGCTGAAGGATCTGAAGGGAACTGGAATGGCGACGCTGTGAACCTCCTGCTTTATGAGATGGTGTAGTCTCATATCTTTCATCGCACAAATCCGACTGCGCGGCATTTACCGCCATCGGAGAAGGACGACACAAAACGCACTAAATAAATTAAGAAATTAGCCGATTTTCCTTATCTCGGCAACGCCGTCATATAAATCAACCCACTTCCAGTACGGTACTTTTTCTTCTGAGTCGCTGCTAGTATCTGAAAATGACGAGGAACCCTAAATAGTCGTTTTTGTTCCAATtctcaccatcttctttttttcacaGACTCGTGTTCACCGATAAGTTTTTATGTAGCCCACAAACATCACCGCAAGCTTTTGATCATTATATAACCTAACGTCCtaaaggaagatggagtgACACAGCCAAGGAAGAAACTTCTCATGATCGAGATCGCTGGTGTTTTTATCCACATTTAATTGCACTACGTCCTTGCTCGAAAGTATGATTTAGCGAAAGGGCCGGAAAGAGTATTCCAGATTCAAGGTCATCGGTGGGGCACGACAGATCCTTGGTAAAAGGGGGACTTAGACACATCTTCGGATTCGCCTGATGGGGAGCTCTTTCGTCTTTCGTCAGCTGTGCCACGACGGCGATAGATGTAAGGATAATCCGCTGCGTAACGAGAGGTCGTGGTGGAATGTTGACCTAGTAACATGTGCAGACAATCATGATTGCTGTCGCAACGGTCTGCAAGCAAATTTCATCATTAAACAGTTCGTAAGATAGAAGACATAGGATAGGGCGATGGAACATACGATGATGAACTTGATATGGAGTAGCGCTTTCCTAGTGATCAAGAGGTATCGAACGACATAGTcgcccatcatctccatcatAAAGGAGTTGATGCCTAGTCTACGTTCTATGCGACACCTTTCGGTATGATGGTTATGGTTCGCGGATTGAGCCTTACGCGGTGATCAAAGGTGTAAGGTTCATCTCTAGGTAATCGCGGAGGCCATCAAGCCCCAGTCAAGTCACGCCCGTCTTCTTTGGTCGACTACAAGAGGTGTGGACGAAGACACGCAGGCATGAGGAAAAAGCAACTTGGGTGACTGGTAGATGACGGCGACATGATGCGTGAGGTGCTGCTGGGACTGTCGGTGTGCTGATTCACAGAAATGCATAAACTCACGGCCATGGAGAACATCTATATCGACCATCTGATATCTCAGATCG from Cryptococcus neoformans var. neoformans B-3501A chromosome 9, whole genome shotgun sequence carries:
- a CDS encoding hypothetical protein (HMMPfam hit to Peptidase_M20, Peptidase family M20/M25/M40, score: 129.0, E(): 1.1e-35); amino-acid sequence: MPKGPIYLPVTSNDVPSSEGVSKRRWPLIVLGLLAASSIITSWPLSVSQLITYKGDYSAYNGSLRDGLCAQAEPIMPAGYDTSKIWEDKDIIIKRLQEAVRIPTEVFDEMGPVDEDPRWEIFTEFHAFLKKTFPLIYEVAEVTETDWALVYEIQGSNPSLKPLFLTAHQDVVPVLPSTRSQWTHDPYGGEYDGTVIHGRGASDTKSSLIAVMSAIEHLLKTTDFKPKRTIILGFGSDEERGGQVGAPAIARYLLDKYGRNSMALLIDEGSGMINTWGQQFATPAVAEKGHYDLGITVSTLGGHSSVPPPHTAIGLISLLIAELERNPHEATIAESSPVYEFMTCAAAYAKDMPKRLKSMIIKAEDGDPKAWKSLPEEIISVGMGGAPAGPGQGDPIKSMLTTTQAVDIIQGGLKVNALPEAVTAIVNHRINSLSNHFELQGRTLNLLKPVCEDYNLTLIGFEGETVFEGSPTSKVILDEAFGYYTDPSPHSPVSIEDPAWRVMAGTARGMWASRKEVSEDGKIVELEAGDDLIMAPFMSTGNTDTRRYWDLTPNIYRFRYTPMAGSAGAHTINEYSNADDLVEFARFYQAMILNLDTAEDVA